The Polyodon spathula isolate WHYD16114869_AA unplaced genomic scaffold, ASM1765450v1 scaffolds_3684, whole genome shotgun sequence genome includes a region encoding these proteins:
- the LOC121312197 gene encoding histone H2B 5-like, whose product MPEPKAAPAPKKGSKKAVAKSQPKGGKKRRKSRKESYAIYVYKVLKQVHPDTGISSKAMGIMNSFVNDIFERIAGESSRLAHYNKRSTITSREIQTAVRLLLPGELAKHAVSEGTKAVTKYTSSK is encoded by the coding sequence ATGCCCGAACCGAAAGCTGCACCCGCGCCGAAGAAAGGCTCCAAGAAGGCTGTTGCCAAGAGCCAGCCTAAGGGAGGAAAGAAGCGCAGAAAGAGCAGGAAGGAGAGCTACGCGATCTACGTGTACAAAGTGCTGAAGCAGGTCCACCCCGACACCGGCATCTCCTCCAAAGCGATGGGCATCATGAACTCGTTCGTCAACGACATTTTCGAGCGCATCGCCGGCGAGTCGTCCCGCCTGGCTCACTACAACAAGCGCTCCACCATCACTTCCCGGGAGATCCAGACAGCCGTGCGCCTCCTGCTGCCCGGAGAGCTGGCCAAGCACGCCGTgtctgagggcaccaaggccgtCACCAAGTACACCAGCTCCAAGTAA